A stretch of DNA from Streptomyces venezuelae:
CCTCCGTGATGTGACCGGGGAGAGCGCACAGCTCTACCGCCGGCAGGGGGACATGCGGATCTGCGTGGCGGCGGCCGAACGGCTGTCGGGCCTGCGGGACACCGTCCCGGTGGGCTCCACGCTCCCGATGAAGGCCGGCTCGGCCGCCCAGATCCTGATGGCCTGGGAGGAGCCGGAGCGGCTCCACCGCGGCCTCCAGGGCGCGCGCTTCACGGCGACGGCCCTGTCGGGCGTACGGCGCCGGGGCTGGGCCCAGTCGATCGGCGAGCGGGAGCCCGGTGTGGCCTCCGTCTCGGCGCCGGTCCGCGGCCCCTCGAACCGCGTGGTGGCCGCCGTGTCGGTCTCCGGACCGATCGAGCGGCTGACCCGCCACCCGGGCCGGATGCACGCCCAGGCGGTCATCGACGCCGCTGCCCGGCTGACCGAGGCGTTGCGCCGCTCCGGCTGATCCCGTCCCGTTCCACTCACTCCCCCGGGTCCGGGGGCGCGTACGACGCCGCACACGTCCGAACTCGCGCCTCCGGGCCCGTACTTCTGGTGCGCACACCGGCCGGACATGCGGAGAAGCCCCCCGCGACCATGTCGCGAGGGGCTTCTCCTGTGCGTACCCCCGACCGGATTCGAACCGGCGCTACCGCCTTGAGAGGGCGGCGTGCTAGGCCGCTACACAACGGGGGCTTGCTTGTTACTGCGCTGGGCTACCAGGACTCGAACCTAGAACAAAGGAACCAGAAACCTTCGTGTTGCCAATTACACCATAGCCCAATGAGGTCTAGACCAGACCACAGTACCCCCGACCGGATTCGAACCGGCGCTACCGCCTTGAGAGGGCGGCGTGCTAGGCCGCTACACAACGGGGGCCCTAGCGATCCTGCATCAAGACGTCCGGGAGCTACCCAAGGAGATCTTGCGGGAAGGATCTGTACCCCCGACCGGATTCGAACCGGCGCTACCGCCTTGAGAGGGCGGCGTGCTAGGCCGCTACACAACGGGGGCAAAGCACTGCGTCAATCATTTGCACTGCGCTGGGGTACCAGGACTCGAACCTAGAATAAGGGAACCAGAAACCCTCGTGTTGCCAATTACACTATACCCCACCAAAAGTCAAGCCCTTGTCGGAACTTTCTTTTGAGTGGCGCCTCCGTCCGGCCTTTCGGCCCGCTCCGGCGGCGCAGAAAGAACATTACCGGATGCCTGACCGTGCTCCAAAACGGGTATCCCCGGCCAGCACCCCGGGGAGCTGGGCAAGCCCGCCGATCCGGTGCACTCCCTCCGGCCCCGCACCGCGCCCGCCGTCCCGGTCCAGCCATACGGCGAGCAGCCCGGCATCGCGGGCCCCGCGGGCGTCGATCTCCGGCTGGTCCCCCACGTAGGCCACCTCCCCGGCCTCCAGCCCCATGGCCGCACAAGCGGCCCTGAAGGCCCCGGCCTGAGGCTTGCTGATCCCCAGCTCGGCGGCGCACACCAGCACCTCGAAGCGGTCGCGCAGGCCCAGCCGGCGCAGTTTGGGGTCCTGGTTGGCGCTGCTGGAGTTGGTGAGCACCCCGTGCCGGTAGCCGGCCGCCAGGGCGTCCAGGGCGGGCAGCACGTCCGGGAACACCTTCCAGGCGGCCTGGTAGTGCGCCACGTACCGGTCGAACCAGGCGTCGGCCTCCGCCTCGGTCAGATCCGGCTGCCGGAGGAAGTCACGCACCCGGTCCCGCCGCTGCTCCTGGAAGCCGGTCTCGCCGGCGGCGAAACGCGCCCAGTTCCGCTCGGTGAGCTCGCGCCACAGCGCCAGTGCCTCGGCCGGGGTGCCGTACCGGTCCCCCAGGCCCTCCTCGGCCAGGTGCTGCGCGAGTCCGGCGGTGTCGGCCCCCGTGTAGTCGAACAGGGTGTCGTCGATGTCCCACAGCACGGCGCGGATCGGCATGTGACCGACCTTACGCCGTGGGGGCGGCAGCCGGTACGGCTGCCGCCCCCACGGGAGGTGCGGACGGGGCTCAGGCGGCGAGCTTCGCCAGGGCCGCGTCGATCCGGGCCAGGGAACGCTCCCGGCCCAGGATCTCCAGGGACTCGAACAGCGGCAGGCCGACCGTACGGCCGGTGACGGCCACCCGGACCGGCGCCTGGGCCTTGCCGAGCTTGAGGCCGTGGGTCTCGCCCGCGGTGAGAACGGCCTGCTTGAGGGACTCGGGGTCGCTCCAGTCGGCGGCGGCGAGGTTCTCGCGGGCCGTGGTCAGCAGGGCCGCCGGCTCGCCCTTCATCGCCTTGTCCCACGAGGCCTGGTCCGCCACCGGCTCCTTCAGGAACAGGAAGTCGACGTTGGCGGTGATGTCCGACAGGACGGTCACCCGGGTCTGGGCGTACGGCGCGATGCGCTCCCAGGCCGCGGCGTCGAAGTCCTCGGGGGCCCAGTTCGCGTGCGGGGCCTGCAGCCACGGGGTGCAGGCGTCCGCGAAGGCCTTCGGGTCCAGCATCCGGATGTGGTCGGCGTTGATGGACTCGCACTTCTTCAGGTCGAAGCGGGCCGGGTTGGCGTTCACGTCCGGGATGTCGAACTTCGCGACCATCTCGTCCATCGTGAAGATGTCCTGGTCCTTGGAGAAGGACCAGCCCAGGAGCGAGAGGTAGTTCAGCAGGCCCTCGGGCAGGAAGCCGCGCTCGCGGTAGAGGTTGAGCGAGGACTCCGGGTCGCGCTTGGAGAGCTTCTTGTTGCCCTCGCCCATCACGTACGGCAGGTGGCCGAAGGAGGGGATGCCGGTGGCGATGCCCAGCTCCAT
This window harbors:
- the ndgR gene encoding IclR family transcriptional regulator NdgR, encoding MDNSSGVGVLDKAALVLSALESGPATLAGLVAATGLARPTAHRLAVALEHHRMVARDMQGRFILGPRLAELAAAAGEDRLLATAGPVLTHLRDVTGESAQLYRRQGDMRICVAAAERLSGLRDTVPVGSTLPMKAGSAAQILMAWEEPERLHRGLQGARFTATALSGVRRRGWAQSIGEREPGVASVSAPVRGPSNRVVAAVSVSGPIERLTRHPGRMHAQAVIDAAARLTEALRRSG
- a CDS encoding HAD family hydrolase, yielding MPIRAVLWDIDDTLFDYTGADTAGLAQHLAEEGLGDRYGTPAEALALWRELTERNWARFAAGETGFQEQRRDRVRDFLRQPDLTEAEADAWFDRYVAHYQAAWKVFPDVLPALDALAAGYRHGVLTNSSSANQDPKLRRLGLRDRFEVLVCAAELGISKPQAGAFRAACAAMGLEAGEVAYVGDQPEIDARGARDAGLLAVWLDRDGGRGAGPEGVHRIGGLAQLPGVLAGDTRFGARSGIR
- the gltX gene encoding glutamate--tRNA ligase — encoded protein: MANANVRVRFCPSPTGNPHVGLVRTALFNWAFARHHGGTFVFRIEDTDAARDSEESYEQLLDSLKWLGFTWDEGPEVGGPHAPYRQSQRMDLYKDVAQRLLDGGYAYRCYCTAEELDERRELARREGRPSGYDGMCRVVTEEQKAAYEAEGRTSIVRFRMPDEPITFTDLVRGEMTFTPDNVPDYGIVRANGAPLYTLVNPVDDALMQITHVLRGEDLLSSTPRQIALYKALMELGIATGIPSFGHLPYVMGEGNKKLSKRDPESSLNLYRERGFLPEGLLNYLSLLGWSFSKDQDIFTMDEMVAKFDIPDVNANPARFDLKKCESINADHIRMLDPKAFADACTPWLQAPHANWAPEDFDAAAWERIAPYAQTRVTVLSDITANVDFLFLKEPVADQASWDKAMKGEPAALLTTARENLAAADWSDPESLKQAVLTAGETHGLKLGKAQAPVRVAVTGRTVGLPLFESLEILGRERSLARIDAALAKLAA